A region from the Desulfurobacterium pacificum genome encodes:
- a CDS encoding bifunctional folylpolyglutamate synthase/dihydrofolate synthase: MLLFERYFQDKEFIWKPGLERIKRAVREIGGKSYPSIIVAGTNGKGSTCHFIAEILKKHGLRVGLFTSPHLFRFSERIKVDLKEVNDEALDKAFYEVKGVVEKHELTYFEASLILALRVFEEFKVDCAVFEVGLGGRLDATNVLDHEVGVITTVGLDHQSYLGDTLEEIFAEKLAVLKPGMVGVVSRNDLGVLKKFSDRFPEETYFYGADFWEDEVSVSLSGTSFYYMSQVPVSLKVVGKHQSVNAACALKASHVFVERFLERKFFIPQSIDVTLNGRFEVLRQNPPLLFDVAHNEDALKSLFSTLKELNVRASVFYGGLRDKNQLVNLRVVKEYLDWSGGEFYAVSIDNERGLKAEEILEIAKSLGIKGEKVERIEVGRVDFPAVVTGSFYLIDKIKSERELQE, from the coding sequence ATGCTTTTGTTTGAAAGGTATTTTCAGGATAAAGAGTTTATCTGGAAGCCTGGGCTGGAGAGGATAAAGCGGGCTGTTAGAGAGATTGGAGGAAAGAGTTATCCATCAATTATCGTTGCGGGGACGAACGGTAAGGGTTCTACCTGTCATTTTATTGCCGAAATCTTGAAAAAGCACGGTTTAAGAGTTGGTTTGTTTACATCGCCTCACCTTTTCAGGTTTAGCGAGAGAATTAAGGTAGATTTAAAGGAAGTTAACGATGAGGCTTTAGATAAAGCTTTTTATGAGGTTAAAGGTGTTGTTGAGAAGCATGAGTTAACTTATTTTGAGGCTTCGCTGATTTTGGCTTTAAGGGTTTTTGAGGAATTTAAGGTTGACTGTGCCGTTTTTGAGGTGGGGCTTGGCGGAAGGCTTGATGCTACTAACGTTTTAGACCATGAAGTTGGAGTTATAACGACTGTGGGATTAGACCATCAAAGTTATTTAGGTGACACTCTTGAGGAGATTTTTGCCGAAAAGCTGGCGGTTTTGAAGCCTGGTATGGTGGGGGTGGTGTCTAGAAACGACTTGGGCGTTTTGAAAAAGTTTTCTGATAGGTTTCCTGAAGAAACTTACTTTTATGGAGCTGATTTCTGGGAAGATGAGGTTTCTGTTTCTCTTTCAGGGACGAGCTTTTATTACATGAGTCAGGTGCCTGTTTCTTTGAAGGTTGTAGGAAAGCATCAGTCTGTTAACGCTGCCTGTGCGCTAAAAGCGTCTCACGTTTTTGTTGAAAGGTTTTTGGAAAGGAAGTTTTTTATACCTCAATCTATTGATGTTACTTTGAATGGAAGGTTTGAGGTTTTGAGGCAAAATCCCCCCCTCCTCTTCGATGTCGCCCACAACGAAGACGCTTTAAAATCCCTCTTTTCTACGCTTAAAGAGCTGAACGTTCGCGCTTCTGTTTTCTACGGCGGGTTAAGGGATAAAAATCAATTAGTCAACTTGCGAGTGGTGAAGGAGTATTTAGACTGGAGCGGCGGAGAGTTTTACGCCGTTTCAATTGACAATGAGAGGGGACTGAAGGCGGAAGAAATCCTTGAAATTGCAAAGAGTTTGGGAATTAAGGGTGAAAAGGTTGAAAGGATTGAGGTGGGGAGGGTGGATTTTCCTGCCGTTGTTACGGGTTCTTTTTACCTTATAGATAAAATTAAGAGTGAACGGGAATTGCAGGAATAG
- a CDS encoding YifB family Mg chelatase-like AAA ATPase gives MVSKTWSFTTLGVEAVKVTVEVDASRGLPGTTVVGLPDSAVKESRERVRAAIINSGYPYPTKRIVVNLAPADLKKEGTLYDLPIALAILASSSILSQDKLNEYVIAGELGLKGEVNRVKGVLPAAIMAKKEGFKGLIVPPENVEEALLIEGIEIIPVKNLVETAAFLNGDIQIPPAEKKEIYNRFSFNVDMSEIVGQYQAKRALEIAAAGHHNVFMVGPPGSGKTMLARRLPTILPPMTEEEIVETSKIYSVAGLTSEIPVASRPFRSPHALCSDVSLIGGGNSVKPGEVSLAHNGVLFLDEMAEFKRSALESLRQPLEDGFVTISRASGTYTFPARFSLVGASNPCPCGYYGFPDSVHQCTCSPHQIKKYMSKISGPIMDRIDIHITVPAVKPEELKDKREGESSEKIRERVIKAHEIQKKRFQNSKIKFNSQMGRKEIKQFCKLTQEAENMLLQAVKSFGLSARSFNRILKLSRTIADLDSCDTIELKHIAEALSYRETTT, from the coding sequence ATGGTTTCAAAAACCTGGAGCTTTACTACTTTAGGAGTTGAAGCCGTTAAAGTCACCGTTGAAGTTGACGCAAGCAGAGGGCTTCCCGGCACAACCGTAGTGGGCTTACCAGATTCAGCAGTAAAAGAAAGCAGAGAAAGAGTCCGTGCAGCAATAATAAATTCCGGCTATCCATACCCCACAAAAAGAATCGTCGTTAACCTCGCACCGGCAGACCTAAAGAAAGAAGGAACGCTGTACGACCTCCCCATAGCCCTTGCAATTCTTGCCAGCTCCAGCATTCTCTCTCAGGATAAACTAAACGAATACGTAATAGCTGGAGAATTGGGTTTAAAAGGGGAGGTAAACAGAGTCAAAGGCGTATTGCCTGCCGCCATAATGGCAAAAAAGGAAGGATTTAAAGGACTCATCGTCCCGCCGGAAAACGTTGAAGAAGCTTTGCTCATTGAAGGAATAGAAATTATCCCCGTAAAAAATTTAGTAGAAACTGCTGCCTTCTTAAACGGCGACATCCAAATACCACCAGCAGAGAAAAAGGAAATATACAACCGCTTTTCTTTTAACGTTGATATGTCAGAAATTGTAGGACAGTATCAGGCTAAAAGGGCTCTGGAAATAGCTGCAGCAGGACATCACAACGTATTTATGGTGGGTCCTCCTGGTTCTGGAAAAACGATGTTAGCAAGAAGACTCCCCACAATACTTCCTCCAATGACAGAAGAAGAAATCGTAGAAACTAGTAAAATATACAGCGTGGCAGGGTTAACGTCAGAAATCCCCGTTGCTTCAAGACCTTTCCGCAGCCCTCACGCACTATGCTCTGACGTTTCTCTGATTGGTGGCGGTAACTCTGTAAAACCTGGTGAAGTGAGCCTTGCACATAACGGCGTTTTATTTTTAGACGAAATGGCAGAATTTAAACGCTCAGCTTTAGAATCCTTAAGACAACCGTTAGAAGACGGTTTTGTCACAATTTCAAGGGCTTCCGGCACCTACACTTTCCCTGCCCGCTTTTCACTGGTCGGCGCCTCCAACCCTTGCCCGTGCGGATACTACGGTTTCCCCGACTCTGTCCACCAATGCACCTGTTCCCCCCATCAAATAAAGAAATACATGTCAAAAATCTCGGGTCCTATTATGGACAGGATAGACATTCACATAACTGTTCCAGCAGTTAAACCAGAAGAGTTAAAAGACAAAAGAGAAGGAGAATCATCAGAAAAGATAAGGGAAAGAGTAATCAAAGCTCACGAAATTCAAAAGAAACGCTTTCAAAACTCAAAAATCAAATTCAACAGTCAAATGGGAAGAAAAGAGATAAAGCAGTTCTGCAAACTAACGCAGGAAGCAGAAAATATGCTCCTTCAGGCTGTCAAATCCTTCGGACTTTCTGCAAGAAGTTTTAACAGAATTCTGAAGTTATCGCGAACAATAGCAGACCTTGATAGCTGCGACACGATAGAATTAAAACACATAGCAGAAGCTTTAAGTTACAGAGAAACCACAACCTAA
- the clpP gene encoding ATP-dependent Clp endopeptidase proteolytic subunit ClpP, with the protein MEEILNQFVPIVIEQTGRGERAYDIYSRLLKDRIIMLGTPIDDHIANLIVAQLLFLEAEDPEKDIYLYINSPGGVVTAGLAIYDTMQYIKPDVVTICMGQAASMGAVLLAAGAKGKRFALPHARIMIHQPLGGFQGQAKDIEIHAKEILRLKKMLNEILSKHTGQSLRKIEKDTDRDFFMSAEEAKEYGIIDKVLTKRGE; encoded by the coding sequence ATGGAAGAAATCTTAAATCAGTTCGTTCCCATAGTTATTGAACAAACAGGTAGAGGCGAAAGAGCTTACGATATCTATTCAAGACTTTTAAAAGACAGAATCATAATGCTCGGAACGCCAATAGATGACCACATCGCAAACCTTATAGTAGCTCAACTCCTCTTTTTAGAGGCAGAAGACCCTGAAAAAGACATTTACCTTTACATAAACAGCCCCGGTGGAGTGGTAACTGCAGGACTCGCCATATACGACACCATGCAATACATTAAACCGGACGTTGTAACGATATGCATGGGACAGGCAGCAAGCATGGGTGCAGTCCTTTTAGCAGCAGGGGCTAAAGGTAAAAGATTTGCTCTGCCTCACGCCCGCATAATGATTCACCAGCCATTAGGTGGATTTCAAGGACAGGCAAAAGACATAGAAATTCACGCTAAAGAAATCTTAAGACTTAAGAAAATGCTCAACGAAATACTTTCAAAACACACAGGACAATCCCTGAGAAAAATAGAAAAAGATACAGACAGAGACTTCTTTATGAGCGCTGAAGAAGCAAAAGAATACGGCATAATAGACAAAGTCCTCACAAAGAGAGGAGAATAA
- the accC gene encoding acetyl-CoA carboxylase biotin carboxylase subunit — MFKKVLIANRGEVATRIIRACKELGIKTVAIYSEADVNSLHVKKADESYLIHGDPIKAYLNYYRIVDIAKRAGADAIHPGYGFLSERADFARYARKHGVEFIGPDAKHLEMFGSKIEAKKLMKELGVPVAEGSEEPIENLSEAKKIAEKIGYPVMIKAAHGGGGRGLRVARNEKELENQFTIAVKEAEAAFGKGEVFIEKYIENPRHIEIQILADKHGNVVHLGERDCSLQRRHQKVLEIAPSPVLTKRQRERLGRICVEAAKAIGYYGAGTWEFLMDKYGNFYFMEVNPRLQVEHTITEEITGIDIVQEQIRIAAGMGLSFSQKNVNIYGFAMQFRINAEDPTRDFVPCPGTITAYYSPGGIGVRIDGVVYKGYKIPPYYDSMVAKLIVWGRNWDETIRRSRRALGEFVIRGVPTTIPFFKKILNDPEFVKGQFDTSFIDRKIKDFTFIKETDPEVLALAISAAIAAHHGL, encoded by the coding sequence ATGTTTAAAAAAGTTCTCATAGCCAACAGAGGCGAAGTAGCAACGAGAATAATAAGAGCCTGCAAGGAATTAGGAATAAAAACCGTAGCAATCTATTCAGAAGCAGACGTAAACTCTCTCCACGTTAAAAAAGCAGACGAATCCTACCTGATTCACGGTGACCCAATAAAAGCCTACCTAAACTATTACAGAATAGTGGATATCGCAAAAAGAGCTGGCGCAGATGCAATCCACCCCGGATACGGATTTCTATCAGAAAGGGCAGACTTTGCCCGTTACGCGAGAAAGCACGGCGTTGAATTTATAGGACCAGACGCAAAACACCTTGAAATGTTTGGTTCAAAAATAGAAGCCAAAAAGCTAATGAAAGAATTAGGCGTTCCCGTTGCAGAAGGAAGCGAAGAGCCGATAGAAAACTTAAGCGAAGCAAAGAAGATAGCCGAAAAGATAGGCTACCCGGTAATGATAAAAGCTGCGCACGGCGGCGGCGGTAGAGGATTGAGAGTTGCAAGAAACGAAAAGGAGTTGGAAAACCAGTTCACAATAGCCGTAAAAGAAGCAGAAGCAGCTTTCGGTAAAGGCGAAGTATTTATAGAGAAATACATAGAAAATCCCCGCCACATCGAAATCCAGATATTAGCCGACAAGCACGGAAACGTCGTCCACTTAGGCGAAAGAGATTGTTCCCTTCAGAGAAGACACCAGAAAGTTCTTGAAATAGCACCTTCTCCCGTGCTAACCAAAAGGCAGAGGGAAAGGCTCGGAAGAATATGCGTAGAAGCGGCAAAAGCCATAGGTTACTACGGCGCAGGAACGTGGGAATTCTTGATGGACAAATACGGCAACTTCTACTTTATGGAAGTAAACCCAAGACTTCAGGTAGAACACACGATAACAGAAGAAATAACAGGTATAGACATCGTCCAGGAACAGATAAGAATCGCCGCCGGAATGGGACTATCCTTCTCACAGAAAAACGTTAACATATACGGCTTTGCAATGCAGTTCAGAATAAACGCAGAAGACCCAACAAGAGACTTCGTCCCATGCCCGGGAACTATAACAGCCTACTACTCCCCCGGCGGAATCGGCGTCCGTATAGACGGCGTCGTTTACAAAGGCTACAAGATTCCCCCCTACTACGACTCAATGGTCGCAAAACTGATAGTCTGGGGAAGAAACTGGGACGAAACCATAAGGCGTTCCCGCAGAGCATTGGGGGAATTCGTAATAAGAGGCGTTCCAACAACAATACCGTTCTTCAAAAAGATTCTCAATGACCCAGAATTCGTCAAAGGACAATTTGACACTTCATTCATAGATAGAAAAATCAAGGACTTCACATTCATCAAAGAAACAGACCCAGAAGTCCTCGCGCTTGCAATCTCGGCAGCAATCGCTGCCCACCATGGACTTTAA
- a CDS encoding tRNA dihydrouridine synthase has protein sequence MKIEREVILAPMAGYTHSAFRRLCRRLGADRVYSELMNATGIVFKGEEKELIYFVDEERPIHLQIYGRNAEEIAEASFKIAEKYKPEAIDINFGCSVKKVLKAKAAGYLLQFPKVMGEIVKETVKALKPLGIPVTAKIRLGFYEDTLEEIAEELLSAGVSAIALHPRRAVDGFSGVANWDRVRDLKRIADSVPVIGSGDVRHWREIDQKFEETGCNGVMLGRAAVSNPWIFKEYREKRDLEVGLKERVEFVLEELEMMWEYFDRERACKVIKAQISQIFKGIRGKARLNDLVMRSKSCEELTSRLKEIASL, from the coding sequence TTGAAAATAGAGAGAGAAGTTATCCTTGCTCCTATGGCGGGCTACACTCACTCTGCTTTTAGAAGGCTTTGCAGAAGGCTTGGTGCCGACAGGGTTTATTCAGAGCTTATGAACGCAACGGGGATAGTGTTTAAGGGTGAAGAGAAAGAACTTATCTACTTTGTGGATGAGGAAAGACCGATACACCTTCAAATTTACGGCAGGAACGCCGAGGAAATAGCAGAGGCATCTTTCAAGATTGCTGAAAAATATAAGCCGGAAGCGATAGACATTAACTTTGGCTGTTCTGTTAAAAAGGTTTTAAAGGCCAAGGCTGCCGGTTATCTCTTGCAGTTTCCGAAAGTTATGGGGGAAATAGTTAAAGAAACGGTAAAAGCCTTAAAACCTTTAGGTATTCCCGTTACTGCGAAAATCAGGCTGGGCTTTTACGAGGATACGTTAGAGGAGATAGCTGAAGAGCTTTTAAGTGCCGGCGTTTCTGCCATTGCCCTCCATCCAAGGCGTGCCGTTGATGGATTTTCCGGCGTTGCAAACTGGGACAGAGTGAGGGATTTAAAGAGGATTGCCGACAGCGTGCCTGTGATAGGCAGCGGAGATGTAAGGCACTGGCGGGAGATTGACCAGAAGTTTGAAGAAACCGGTTGCAACGGCGTAATGCTTGGCAGGGCTGCCGTTTCTAATCCCTGGATTTTTAAAGAGTATAGAGAGAAAAGGGATTTGGAAGTTGGATTAAAGGAGAGAGTAGAGTTTGTTCTGGAAGAGCTTGAAATGATGTGGGAATACTTTGATAGAGAAAGAGCCTGTAAGGTTATAAAGGCGCAGATAAGCCAGATATTTAAAGGAATAAGAGGAAAGGCGCGCCTTAACGACCTCGTAATGAGGAGCAAAAGCTGTGAGGAGCTTACTTCTCGCCTGAAAGAGATAGCATCTCTTTAA
- the truD gene encoding tRNA pseudouridine(13) synthase TruD encodes MLFLWKREKPEDFIVREISDIPLEENGGFYIYLLAKRGISTKELAKELKFSYAGLKDAFALTFQKVCFDAYQGDFVRKGLEGGKWFILKFLGKAKRKLKIGQLKGNKFAVNVSGFPYELKTSFINYYDVQRIANNHDRGKRVILAVLEGKKKRLKWLENFLVDAYLSYLWNKSLELCLKELTDGIYIEEKGEKFFIPSQIDEEKLPKFWTILGYKKKLLHSQPYYEKVLKEEGFELEEFISILRLMKIKGDYRMTYVRVRELKEVAGRIFFFLPKGAYGTMYLKHIQAEMR; translated from the coding sequence TTGCTGTTTTTGTGGAAAAGAGAAAAACCTGAAGACTTTATAGTAAGAGAGATTTCTGATATACCGCTTGAGGAAAACGGCGGCTTCTACATTTACCTTCTTGCAAAGCGCGGGATTTCAACCAAAGAGCTGGCGAAAGAGCTAAAGTTTTCCTACGCAGGTTTGAAAGATGCCTTTGCCTTAACGTTCCAAAAAGTTTGCTTTGATGCTTATCAGGGGGACTTTGTAAGAAAGGGGCTTGAAGGCGGAAAGTGGTTTATCCTGAAGTTCTTGGGGAAAGCGAAGAGGAAATTGAAAATCGGTCAGCTTAAAGGAAATAAGTTTGCCGTTAACGTTTCAGGCTTTCCTTACGAGCTTAAAACTTCTTTTATCAACTACTACGACGTTCAGAGAATTGCAAACAACCACGATAGAGGGAAAAGGGTAATCCTTGCCGTTTTAGAGGGAAAAAAGAAAAGGCTAAAATGGCTGGAAAACTTTTTAGTTGACGCCTACCTTTCTTACCTGTGGAATAAAAGCCTTGAACTTTGCTTAAAAGAGCTGACTGATGGAATTTATATTGAAGAGAAGGGCGAAAAGTTTTTCATTCCCTCTCAGATTGATGAAGAGAAGCTGCCGAAATTCTGGACAATTTTGGGATACAAGAAGAAATTGCTTCATTCACAACCTTATTACGAGAAAGTTTTGAAAGAAGAAGGTTTTGAGCTGGAAGAGTTTATTTCCATTTTGAGGCTGATGAAAATCAAGGGTGACTATCGGATGACTTACGTCAGGGTGAGAGAGCTTAAAGAGGTGGCGGGGAGGATTTTTTTCTTTCTGCCTAAAGGCGCTTACGGGACGATGTATTTAAAGCACATTCAAGCGGAGATGAGATGA
- a CDS encoding phosphatidylglycerophosphatase A family protein: MNWLMEFIATACFTGKLPKMPGTWGSIFAAILIYLFWIPNLKAQLLIIAITFILSVISSDYLAKKLGNKDPDEVVIDEVLGMEITFLGLNAYHNLKLVFLGLILFRVIDIMKPPPIRYFEKLPGGWGITIDDAIAGIIAALILRAIGGLL, from the coding sequence ATGAACTGGCTAATGGAATTCATTGCAACTGCCTGCTTTACAGGCAAACTTCCCAAAATGCCAGGAACGTGGGGCTCAATATTTGCAGCAATTTTAATTTATTTATTCTGGATTCCAAACCTGAAAGCACAACTTCTAATCATCGCAATAACGTTCATCCTCAGCGTAATTTCCTCCGACTATTTAGCAAAAAAGTTAGGCAACAAAGACCCGGACGAAGTAGTAATAGACGAAGTCTTGGGAATGGAAATAACCTTTTTAGGGCTTAACGCCTACCACAACCTTAAACTCGTCTTTTTAGGACTCATTCTATTCAGAGTAATTGATATAATGAAACCTCCTCCTATCCGCTACTTTGAAAAACTCCCAGGCGGATGGGGAATCACAATAGACGACGCAATAGCCGGTATTATTGCCGCACTAATATTAAGAGCAATCGGAGGGCTACTTTAA
- a CDS encoding radical SAM protein → MKEFLSPCVLCPRECRALRDRGEVGVCGVKDKPMVSSAFPHFGEEPVLVGWGGSGTIFFTGCNLKCVFCQNYEISHLLEGEYIEVEELAAIMLKLQEMGCHNINLVTPTHQVPSIFEAVEMAKSRGLKLPIVYNCGGYESVEVLKELSGLVDIYMPDIKTFSGEFATKYLKAPDYPEVVKEAVLEMFSQVGHLKVNEFGLAEKGLMIRHLVMPGWTEDSKEILLWIRDNLGAETYVNVMEQYFPAYKACDYPEICRRVTKEEFEEVYSFAKNLGLRLAV, encoded by the coding sequence ATGAAAGAATTTCTTTCGCCGTGCGTTTTGTGTCCGAGAGAGTGCAGGGCGTTGAGAGATAGAGGGGAAGTTGGTGTTTGCGGGGTTAAAGATAAACCTATGGTTTCTTCTGCCTTCCCTCATTTTGGTGAAGAGCCGGTTTTGGTTGGCTGGGGCGGTTCGGGGACGATTTTCTTTACAGGTTGCAACCTAAAGTGCGTTTTCTGTCAGAACTACGAGATTTCCCACCTTCTTGAAGGTGAATACATAGAGGTTGAAGAGCTTGCTGCGATAATGCTGAAGCTTCAGGAAATGGGATGCCACAATATCAACTTGGTTACGCCTACCCATCAGGTTCCTTCTATATTTGAGGCGGTTGAAATGGCAAAGAGCAGGGGGCTTAAACTACCGATAGTTTATAACTGCGGCGGTTACGAAAGTGTTGAGGTTTTAAAGGAGTTAAGCGGACTGGTTGATATTTACATGCCCGATATAAAGACGTTTAGCGGAGAGTTTGCAACAAAATACCTGAAAGCGCCGGACTATCCAGAAGTTGTCAAAGAAGCCGTTCTTGAAATGTTCAGTCAGGTTGGGCATTTAAAGGTTAACGAATTCGGGCTGGCAGAAAAAGGGTTAATGATAAGACACCTGGTAATGCCCGGCTGGACGGAAGACAGCAAAGAGATTTTGCTCTGGATAAGGGACAATTTGGGCGCTGAAACTTACGTTAACGTTATGGAGCAATACTTTCCAGCCTACAAAGCTTGTGACTATCCGGAAATCTGCAGGCGCGTTACGAAAGAAGAGTTTGAGGAAGTTTACTCTTTTGCCAAGAACCTTGGTTTGAGGTTGGCGGTTTGA
- a CDS encoding nucleotidyl transferase AbiEii/AbiGii toxin family protein → MNLSIDSSLKEKLGEKSLERIEVMMKILESVSEKPLVFKGGSALMLFYRLDRFSEDLDFDSPYPVSVNSLVKFLEKLGEVSVKKDTSTVKRLMLKPFGKDFSIKVEVSLRDYSPVDKPIRIGKELSVYSINDFFLQKLSALIHRRRARDLYDLGFIVKEYGEYLSPQNKEKFLSAFRDKMEIYDLIPLFVEEFQTDRFLSDSDLLKSVERLMSFYERERENL, encoded by the coding sequence ATGAACCTGTCAATAGATTCCTCTCTCAAAGAGAAGCTTGGAGAAAAAAGTTTAGAAAGAATAGAAGTAATGATGAAGATTTTAGAGAGCGTCTCAGAAAAGCCTTTGGTCTTTAAAGGCGGAAGTGCCTTGATGCTCTTTTATAGACTTGACCGTTTTTCAGAAGACTTGGATTTTGATTCGCCTTACCCTGTAAGTGTAAACAGTCTGGTGAAATTTTTGGAAAAGTTGGGAGAGGTTTCTGTTAAAAAGGATACTTCTACCGTAAAACGCCTGATGTTAAAACCTTTTGGTAAAGATTTTTCTATAAAGGTAGAAGTTTCTTTGAGAGATTACTCTCCTGTAGATAAACCTATAAGAATTGGAAAGGAGCTGTCGGTTTACAGTATTAATGACTTTTTCCTGCAAAAGCTTTCAGCTCTTATTCACAGAAGGAGGGCAAGAGACCTTTACGATTTGGGATTTATCGTGAAAGAATACGGAGAATATTTAAGTCCGCAGAACAAAGAGAAATTCCTGTCTGCCTTTCGGGATAAGATGGAAATTTACGACCTGATACCTTTATTCGTTGAGGAATTTCAAACGGATAGATTTTTATCCGATAGCGACCTTTTGAAATCTGTGGAAAGATTGATGTCTTTTTACGAAAGAGAGCGGGAAAATTTGTGA
- the oadA gene encoding sodium-extruding oxaloacetate decarboxylase subunit alpha, with protein MGRKIEFTDVTLRDAHQSLFATRMKTKDMVEIAPVIDKAGFWSVECWGGATFDVCLRFLREDPWERLRTLRKLMPNSRLQMLLRGQNLVGYRHYPDDVVKAFVRKAAENGIDVFRIFDALNDLRNVEVAVETAKEMGKIVEGAISYTISPVHTEDLYIELALEYKEMGADIIAIKDMAGLLSPEKAYSLVKALKKEVGLPVHIHTHCTSGMAEMAQLKAIEAGADMIDVAISPLASDTSHPATETMAYVLKEFGYGVDLSKEALKKMAAHFKEVRKKYKKYDIDFKGIDAAVLEHQIPGGMISNLVNQLKEQGALDKLEEVLEEVPRVREDLGYPPLVTPTSQIVGTQAVLNVLAGERYKMITQETKNYVKGLYGRPPAPIKEEIIKKVLGDEEPITCRPADLLQPELDKCREEIKDLARSEEDVLSYCLFPKVAKEFFEWREKVEKGEIPAISEEDLHDMEEEEQSRCPQRLAPTEFIVNVHGESYHVKIAGVGHRKDGKKPYFIKIDGRLEEVMVEPLVEVVPTGEEVEIKGELTSSSKRPRATKEGDVTSPMPAKVVDIKVKEGDKVNEGDVVAVVEAMKMQNELHAPISGTVKAIYVQVGDNVNPDEAIMTIE; from the coding sequence ATGGGAAGAAAGATAGAATTTACAGACGTAACCTTAAGAGACGCCCACCAGTCGCTCTTTGCAACGAGAATGAAAACGAAAGATATGGTAGAAATCGCCCCCGTAATAGACAAAGCGGGCTTTTGGTCTGTTGAATGCTGGGGCGGTGCTACCTTTGATGTATGCCTGAGATTTTTAAGAGAAGACCCCTGGGAAAGGCTGAGAACTTTAAGAAAACTCATGCCGAACTCCCGCCTGCAAATGCTTTTAAGAGGGCAAAACTTAGTTGGTTACAGACACTATCCCGATGATGTAGTAAAAGCTTTCGTCAGAAAAGCCGCGGAAAACGGTATAGACGTTTTCAGAATCTTTGACGCCCTAAACGACTTAAGAAACGTAGAAGTTGCCGTAGAAACGGCAAAAGAGATGGGCAAAATCGTAGAAGGTGCAATCTCTTACACGATAAGCCCTGTCCACACCGAAGACCTTTACATAGAGTTAGCCCTTGAATATAAAGAGATGGGCGCCGACATCATAGCCATAAAAGACATGGCAGGACTTCTTTCACCCGAAAAGGCTTACTCTTTGGTTAAAGCGCTGAAAAAAGAAGTCGGACTTCCCGTTCACATACATACTCACTGCACCAGCGGAATGGCAGAAATGGCTCAGCTTAAAGCAATAGAAGCCGGCGCAGATATGATAGACGTTGCCATTTCACCTCTTGCTTCTGATACTTCCCATCCAGCAACAGAAACTATGGCTTACGTCCTAAAAGAGTTCGGCTACGGCGTTGACCTCAGCAAAGAAGCCCTGAAAAAAATGGCAGCCCACTTTAAAGAAGTCCGCAAGAAATACAAGAAATACGACATAGACTTTAAAGGTATAGATGCAGCCGTTCTTGAACACCAGATACCTGGCGGCATGATTTCAAACCTCGTCAACCAGCTAAAAGAGCAGGGCGCTTTAGACAAGTTAGAAGAAGTTTTAGAAGAAGTCCCAAGAGTAAGAGAAGACCTAGGATACCCGCCACTCGTTACGCCAACAAGCCAGATAGTTGGAACTCAAGCAGTTTTAAACGTCTTAGCAGGCGAACGTTACAAGATGATTACTCAAGAAACCAAAAACTACGTAAAAGGCTTATACGGAAGACCGCCGGCACCTATAAAAGAAGAAATCATAAAGAAAGTGTTAGGAGACGAAGAACCTATCACTTGCAGACCGGCAGACCTCTTACAGCCTGAACTTGATAAGTGCAGAGAAGAGATAAAAGACCTTGCAAGAAGCGAGGAAGACGTTCTTTCCTACTGCCTGTTCCCGAAAGTTGCAAAAGAGTTCTTTGAATGGAGAGAAAAGGTTGAAAAAGGAGAAATCCCGGCAATTTCCGAAGAAGACCTTCACGATATGGAAGAAGAAGAACAATCTAGATGTCCTCAAAGGCTTGCTCCAACAGAGTTTATAGTCAACGTTCACGGCGAAAGCTACCACGTAAAGATTGCAGGTGTAGGACACAGAAAAGACGGCAAAAAACCTTACTTCATTAAGATTGACGGAAGGCTTGAAGAAGTTATGGTTGAACCGTTAGTTGAAGTCGTTCCAACCGGCGAAGAGGTTGAAATTAAAGGAGAACTCACAAGCTCTTCCAAGCGTCCAAGGGCAACGAAAGAAGGAGACGTAACATCACCAATGCCTGCAAAAGTAGTTGACATAAAGGTAAAAGAAGGAGATAAGGTAAACGAAGGTGACGTCGTTGCAGTTGTAGAAGCGATGAAAATGCAGAACGAACTTCACGCTCCAATCAGCGGAACGGTTAAAGCAATCTACGTTCAGGTAGGTGACAACGTTAACCCAGATGAAGCAATAATGACTATAGAATAA